In Streptomyces sp. P3, one DNA window encodes the following:
- a CDS encoding WXG100 family type VII secretion target — protein sequence MSGDKKPDHYQAERQDATQQNTGVDDAVNKAVNISPGMLSSPGGFGNTSFEGYELNAMIDIVEGASPETLESAATALVDARDAINDAADELSRNLGNVDWEGEAHTAFYTWGMNLTTTALELASYTDDVGTQVLAASSGLASVRKSMPPRDSRIVPKKVEDIPTPQQVEGNAEYTAAVKAEKDRQEAINQMYRLASFYTVSSGMMEMAKEPVFPEMPDVGVPAPPPEDGLNVGEPIAGSRGTAINSGSTSHHVMNSTATRPGTHDLPASHTSPDETVGLPERHVGTEIDSVGTLPPQDTTRPATVAPPSTTVPNATPGGPPSSFAPVGVPPTFRGAAGRVSPITGASANRFSASQGRVAGTPGGTAAGRTGIGPVGPTGRADAAGKTGGRTAGPMERGVVGGAPKPAGQPMGRTASGPRGPVTGAGAMNPGRPGGAGRFGAGRVGNGVVGGRPVTAGPAGSKTSKLSRGTVVGSEGTLTPRDAGERPGQRGVVGAPRSTAGPAAGQAARRSGGSPGGVVGTPQGRVSGGRNGGNPSSGPGAGRGSARKQGSGETRSRRDERRDDASSTD from the coding sequence ATGAGCGGCGACAAGAAGCCGGACCACTACCAGGCGGAACGCCAGGACGCGACCCAGCAGAACACCGGCGTGGACGACGCCGTGAACAAGGCTGTGAACATCAGCCCCGGCATGCTCAGCAGTCCCGGCGGATTCGGCAACACCAGCTTCGAGGGCTACGAGCTCAACGCCATGATCGACATCGTCGAGGGGGCGAGCCCGGAGACGCTGGAGAGCGCGGCCACGGCCCTCGTCGACGCGCGGGACGCCATCAACGACGCCGCCGACGAGCTGAGCCGCAACCTGGGCAACGTCGACTGGGAGGGCGAGGCGCACACCGCGTTCTACACGTGGGGTATGAACCTGACCACCACGGCTCTGGAACTGGCGAGTTACACCGACGACGTGGGCACCCAGGTCCTGGCGGCAAGCTCCGGTCTCGCGTCCGTACGCAAGTCGATGCCCCCGCGTGACAGCCGCATCGTCCCCAAGAAGGTCGAGGACATCCCGACGCCCCAGCAGGTCGAGGGCAACGCCGAGTACACGGCGGCGGTCAAGGCCGAGAAGGACCGCCAGGAGGCCATCAACCAGATGTACCGACTGGCGTCGTTCTACACGGTGTCGAGCGGCATGATGGAGATGGCCAAGGAGCCGGTCTTCCCGGAGATGCCGGATGTGGGCGTGCCGGCACCGCCTCCCGAGGACGGCCTCAACGTGGGCGAGCCGATCGCGGGGTCGCGCGGGACCGCGATCAACTCGGGCTCAACTTCCCACCATGTTATGAATTCAACTGCGACGAGACCAGGCACACACGACTTGCCGGCGTCTCACACGAGCCCGGACGAGACCGTAGGGCTGCCCGAACGGCATGTGGGCACGGAGATCGACAGCGTCGGTACCTTGCCGCCTCAGGACACTACGAGGCCGGCGACGGTCGCCCCACCCTCGACGACAGTTCCCAATGCGACTCCCGGAGGACCCCCTTCTTCCTTCGCCCCCGTCGGCGTACCTCCCACTTTCCGAGGCGCCGCCGGGCGTGTCTCACCGATCACCGGGGCGTCGGCAAACAGGTTTTCCGCCTCGCAGGGACGTGTCGCAGGTACCCCGGGCGGTACTGCGGCTGGGCGTACGGGAATCGGCCCCGTGGGGCCGACGGGCCGTGCTGATGCAGCAGGGAAGACTGGCGGCCGTACTGCTGGTCCCATGGAGCGGGGCGTGGTCGGCGGAGCGCCGAAGCCCGCAGGTCAGCCCATGGGGCGTACTGCCAGTGGCCCACGTGGTCCTGTCACCGGGGCGGGTGCCATGAACCCTGGGCGTCCTGGTGGCGCTGGGCGCTTCGGTGCCGGACGTGTCGGCAATGGCGTTGTTGGCGGGAGGCCTGTCACCGCGGGACCCGCTGGCTCCAAGACTTCCAAGTTGTCGCGCGGCACGGTCGTCGGTAGCGAAGGCACACTCACGCCGCGCGACGCGGGTGAACGGCCCGGACAGCGTGGGGTCGTTGGGGCACCCCGTTCAACGGCGGGGCCGGCAGCAGGACAGGCGGCTCGCCGTTCTGGCGGTAGCCCTGGCGGTGTGGTCGGTACGCCTCAAGGACGAGTTTCCGGCGGCAGGAATGGCGGAAACCCTTCCAGTGGCCCGGGCGCGGGGCGTGGTTCTGCCCGCAAGCAGGGTTCAGGTGAGACACGTTCGCGCCGTGACGAGCGGCGCGATGACGCGTCGTCGACCGACTGA
- a CDS encoding WXG100 family type VII secretion target, with product MVDRKLNDGDVHKLQKEVIDRYDNIRSSLAKLQGTIDMIEKAWTGQGANAFNAKQTEINTHMVGIGKMLEDFLEGIHMTKTDKQNLEDQITADLTKISVDDLGGKTSALSSY from the coding sequence ATGGTCGACCGCAAGCTCAATGACGGCGATGTACACAAGCTCCAGAAGGAAGTCATCGACCGGTACGACAACATCCGGAGCTCCCTCGCGAAGCTGCAGGGCACGATCGACATGATCGAGAAGGCATGGACGGGCCAGGGCGCCAACGCGTTCAACGCCAAGCAGACGGAGATCAACACCCACATGGTGGGGATCGGCAAGATGCTCGAGGACTTCCTCGAGGGCATCCACATGACCAAGACCGACAAGCAGAACCTGGAAGACCAGATCACGGCCGACCTGACCAAGATCTCGGTCGACGATCTCGGTGGAAAGACCTCGGCGCTCAGCAGCTACTGA
- a CDS encoding GntR family transcriptional regulator encodes MIEIDRESIVPMYVQLASALRERIRRGEIPVGRRIPSHHELEQETGGAVSRRTIKSAIEVLQAEGTVQGVQGKGVFVVAMPAGASEEDNSDG; translated from the coding sequence GTGATAGAAATCGACCGGGAGAGCATCGTCCCGATGTACGTGCAGCTTGCTTCCGCTCTGCGGGAGCGCATCCGACGCGGCGAGATTCCGGTTGGCCGCCGCATCCCTTCTCACCACGAGCTGGAGCAGGAGACGGGCGGAGCGGTCAGCCGCCGAACCATCAAGTCCGCCATCGAGGTACTGCAGGCCGAGGGCACCGTTCAAGGCGTCCAGGGCAAGGGCGTGTTCGTCGTCGCCATGCCCGCCGGCGCGTCCGAGGAGGACAACAGCGACGGCTGA
- a CDS encoding WXG100 family type VII secretion target — protein sequence MGVPGAGSGQGSGPNLRVSATSLTKLAGDLDDMQDHLDKQVQRMDAIVDRIEAGWRGPAASAYRDFHRAAAEDAVRIREVMKLLEEAVRLSRDGFSQDDLEVLAHMRQIQVDVDSEVARLSTPNTEPPPSAAPRSSLDSF from the coding sequence ATGGGTGTGCCCGGAGCCGGCTCGGGGCAGGGGAGCGGCCCGAATTTGCGGGTCTCCGCAACAAGCCTCACCAAACTCGCCGGCGACCTGGACGACATGCAGGATCACCTGGACAAACAGGTGCAGCGCATGGACGCGATCGTCGACCGCATCGAGGCGGGCTGGCGCGGCCCGGCGGCGTCGGCGTACCGCGACTTCCACCGCGCCGCGGCCGAGGACGCCGTACGCATCCGTGAAGTGATGAAGCTGCTGGAGGAGGCGGTACGGCTCAGCCGCGACGGCTTCTCCCAGGACGACCTCGAAGTGCTCGCCCACATGCGCCAGATCCAGGTGGACGTCGACAGCGAGGTCGCCCGCCTGTCGACCCCGAACACCGAGCCGCCGCCGTCGGCAGCACCGCGCAGCAGCCTCGACTCCTTCTGA
- a CDS encoding RNase A-like domain-containing protein has protein sequence MRTRTATYPDRETAQWATQQVVTANEQVIHRWLAGSTRPRLTIEASWPSRPEPVGRVLVQAMMLAGREPVDVHAARVILKRDASRPHGFTVHATFPVYL, from the coding sequence TTGCGCACCCGCACCGCCACCTACCCCGACCGTGAGACCGCCCAGTGGGCCACCCAGCAGGTCGTCACCGCCAACGAGCAGGTCATTCACCGCTGGCTGGCCGGGTCCACGCGCCCCCGCCTGACCATCGAGGCGTCCTGGCCCTCGCGGCCGGAGCCGGTCGGCCGGGTGCTGGTGCAGGCGATGATGCTGGCCGGCCGGGAGCCCGTCGACGTCCACGCGGCCCGGGTGATCCTCAAGCGGGACGCAAGCCGCCCGCACGGCTTCACCGTTCATGCGACTTTCCCCGTGTACCTGTAG
- a CDS encoding WXG100 family type VII secretion target, whose product MTNSAAPDEHITVSFATLHELAADLEDILKGLNEKLDGLYDRVVPVVAGWEGETREVFVDKLDEWDRSAQDLQAAQKWLHAYVTTGHTNYAAAHLAVLRGWGAA is encoded by the coding sequence ATGACGAACAGCGCCGCACCCGACGAACACATCACCGTCTCCTTCGCCACGCTCCACGAGCTGGCGGCGGACCTGGAGGACATTCTCAAGGGACTGAATGAGAAGTTGGACGGCCTCTACGACCGTGTCGTCCCGGTCGTTGCGGGTTGGGAGGGTGAGACGCGTGAGGTGTTCGTCGACAAGCTCGACGAGTGGGACCGCTCGGCGCAGGACCTGCAAGCCGCCCAGAAGTGGCTGCACGCGTACGTGACCACCGGCCACACGAACTACGCAGCGGCCCACCTGGCAGTACTGCGGGGCTGGGGAGCGGCCTGA
- a CDS encoding contact-dependent growth inhibition system immunity protein — MPLSPLEHDRRYGELDQVIRAYAGRPADDTADRPSLALTAYLRHTWHTRPWALAVAERQLREYADNPPGRLRVRLGEFYAVPDVGLPEAEIQQWLYCLADHLRHSVEQGQVPPPAVPATHWEWHARFPELGQFLGGWFSQDMPDEFDDHDAAVDDYRSHTDPHLAARLVGELHELLALDLDEPDYALAVAELGMEVDPPAPYAPSGWLAHVAGRLSAPRADYGPGAPTDGP, encoded by the coding sequence GTGCCCCTGAGCCCCCTCGAACACGACCGCCGTTACGGCGAGTTGGACCAGGTGATCCGCGCCTATGCCGGCAGGCCGGCGGACGACACCGCCGACAGGCCGAGTCTCGCCCTGACCGCCTATCTGCGCCACACCTGGCACACCCGCCCCTGGGCCCTGGCCGTGGCGGAACGCCAGCTGCGCGAGTACGCCGACAACCCGCCCGGCCGACTCCGGGTCCGCCTGGGCGAGTTCTACGCCGTCCCGGACGTCGGCCTGCCGGAAGCCGAGATCCAGCAGTGGCTCTACTGCCTGGCCGACCACCTCCGGCACAGCGTCGAGCAGGGCCAGGTTCCGCCGCCCGCCGTCCCCGCCACCCACTGGGAGTGGCACGCCCGCTTTCCGGAACTGGGCCAGTTCCTCGGCGGCTGGTTCTCGCAGGACATGCCCGACGAGTTCGACGACCACGACGCGGCCGTCGACGACTACCGCTCGCACACCGACCCGCACCTCGCGGCCCGCCTCGTCGGCGAACTGCACGAACTGCTCGCCCTCGACCTGGACGAGCCCGACTACGCCCTGGCCGTGGCCGAGTTGGGCATGGAGGTCGACCCTCCGGCCCCGTACGCCCCCAGCGGATGGCTGGCACACGTCGCAGGCCGACTCAGCGCCCCACGCGCCGACTACGGCCCCGGAGCGCCGACGGACGGGCCCTGA
- a CDS encoding DUF6317 family protein, translating into MPPDFKAVLGDLTAMSTTFHDEAVNYRKLHADVAPPLVSGGDAGLDHALKEVADLIVALHIGFADRLDDHGDKVTYARDSFRRHDIDVHGLFEDLMAEDG; encoded by the coding sequence ATGCCGCCCGACTTCAAGGCCGTCCTCGGCGACCTCACCGCGATGTCCACGACCTTCCACGACGAGGCCGTCAACTACCGCAAGCTGCACGCCGACGTCGCCCCGCCGCTCGTCAGCGGCGGCGACGCCGGGCTGGACCACGCCCTCAAGGAGGTCGCCGACCTCATCGTCGCCCTGCACATCGGCTTCGCCGACCGCCTCGACGACCACGGCGACAAGGTGACGTACGCCCGCGACTCGTTCCGACGACACGACATCGACGTGCACGGACTCTTCGAGGACCTGATGGCGGAGGACGGCTGA
- a CDS encoding RNase A-like domain-containing protein: MGTPIPSASGTIDVKPSHLHYVAGGFAGQQTPFDKAAKDLLTELNKYPDAGGFGTSAEDLAKAYVEVGTLYLKVWARSVESIGGVGVGFATTANNYAKAEAANDASGKTKPAVQPPPQVIQKEPNYGSVPNLKWGDDDGGDDFIRSLLEGIPEVVWHIIRPLLEDAFRWGKVAEVYPYPQQHYLNSLSQAWGDMTITLSMTEGTLTGLVSGITQQSNSEWYDAMRQFCSSLWGTSAWGKNPQNRPYKWKHDSASSPTATHPVMSVLFDSAKKISDLLREFAEAAVDLNGKVWDIYVEAVKRAVGNIDLSDGLDMDDVKKGAKAVGRVVKGLFSAGAELGAEITLNIDTAAINAVVEHYNRRVNALTPQFRALKPDLEEAQLSAPRYAAEEARAEAFGARALNDFKKEHQWTVPGDDAANHRYPLDLAGQEYIANSHGVDKHIGKDDAQLAQRLRDQTNIPAASTFTTLADGQKYTQLCIDKNQGDIKAYLESGPPYHPPNKVFTYHDVNGPVTGRSLSKSDYQASLNSQQPPNVVDSHGVQIRVKPDPGMDPPFTLITSTPTKN, from the coding sequence ATGGGCACCCCGATCCCGTCCGCCAGCGGCACCATCGACGTCAAGCCGTCCCACCTGCACTACGTGGCGGGCGGCTTCGCCGGGCAGCAGACTCCCTTCGACAAGGCAGCCAAGGATCTGCTCACCGAGCTGAACAAGTATCCGGACGCGGGTGGTTTCGGAACGTCCGCCGAGGACCTGGCGAAGGCGTACGTCGAGGTCGGCACCCTGTACCTCAAGGTGTGGGCCAGATCGGTCGAGAGCATCGGCGGCGTCGGTGTCGGGTTTGCGACGACCGCCAACAATTATGCGAAGGCCGAGGCGGCGAACGACGCGTCCGGCAAGACCAAACCTGCCGTGCAACCGCCGCCACAGGTGATCCAGAAGGAGCCGAACTACGGCTCGGTGCCAAATCTCAAATGGGGCGACGACGACGGCGGCGACGATTTCATCCGCTCGCTTCTTGAAGGCATTCCGGAAGTCGTCTGGCACATCATCAGGCCCCTTCTGGAGGACGCCTTCCGTTGGGGCAAGGTGGCGGAGGTCTACCCCTATCCCCAGCAGCACTACCTGAACTCCCTGTCACAGGCATGGGGCGACATGACCATCACGCTCTCCATGACGGAGGGCACGCTGACCGGCCTGGTGAGCGGTATCACGCAGCAGAGCAACAGCGAGTGGTACGACGCCATGCGTCAATTCTGCAGCTCCTTGTGGGGAACCAGCGCATGGGGGAAGAACCCTCAGAACCGCCCCTACAAGTGGAAGCACGACAGCGCTTCCAGCCCCACTGCCACCCACCCTGTCATGTCGGTCCTCTTCGACAGCGCGAAGAAGATCAGTGATCTGCTGCGCGAGTTCGCAGAGGCAGCGGTCGACCTGAACGGCAAGGTATGGGACATCTACGTCGAAGCAGTGAAACGGGCCGTCGGCAACATCGACCTCAGTGACGGCCTCGACATGGACGACGTCAAAAAGGGAGCCAAGGCGGTCGGCCGTGTTGTGAAGGGGCTCTTTTCGGCGGGCGCGGAGCTGGGCGCCGAGATCACACTCAACATCGACACCGCGGCGATCAACGCGGTGGTGGAGCACTACAACCGGCGGGTCAACGCCTTGACGCCCCAGTTCCGCGCCCTCAAGCCGGATCTGGAGGAAGCGCAGCTCAGCGCTCCCCGCTACGCGGCCGAGGAGGCCCGCGCCGAGGCCTTCGGCGCCCGCGCCCTCAACGACTTCAAGAAGGAGCACCAGTGGACGGTGCCGGGCGACGATGCGGCAAACCACAGATATCCGCTCGATCTGGCCGGTCAGGAATACATCGCGAACTCCCACGGCGTGGACAAGCACATCGGCAAGGACGATGCTCAGCTCGCCCAGCGGCTGCGTGACCAGACCAACATTCCTGCTGCCTCCACCTTCACCACCCTGGCCGATGGCCAGAAGTACACACAGCTGTGCATCGACAAGAACCAGGGCGACATCAAGGCCTATCTGGAAAGCGGCCCCCCGTACCACCCGCCGAACAAGGTCTTCACCTATCATGATGTAAATGGTCCGGTGACCGGAAGAAGTCTTTCCAAGTCGGACTACCAGGCTTCCCTGAACTCTCAACAGCCGCCGAATGTAGTCGACTCGCACGGTGTGCAGATCCGGGTGAAGCCCGACCCGGGAATGGACCCGCCGTTCACGCTCATAACGTCCACGCCCACGAAGAACTGA
- a CDS encoding S8 family serine peptidase, which yields MKADEMWKSSTGKGVKVAVIDSGVNPHTASLKGQVLAGEVPNAVAYKATEDYNGHGTSMAELIAGTGAGGGLKGLAPGAKIVPYRIATTQLTEKEEAGKAPQVAAAIRAAADSDAKIISMSFGGGIDYPDRRAAVKYAQSKGKLMFASTGNDAQTKNAIGFPAAYPYVVGVAASDKNGTVGKFSEFGNYVDLASPGLDVPTWCDNKFRSYCPSQGTSQATAIASASAALIWSAHPKWTANQVLASLIDTAGRDWAKDDPSTYLGYGLIRPRKVLENPNFNPGPAGTDPLAKENVTGVTDAAGNAPSAKASASASPQPSKGTTDDQAPAAATADASDNTTMWIALGAAAAVLVIGGGAFALIRSRRGAGSTHA from the coding sequence ATGAAGGCCGACGAGATGTGGAAGTCGAGCACCGGCAAAGGCGTCAAGGTCGCCGTGATCGATTCGGGGGTCAATCCGCACACGGCTTCACTCAAGGGGCAAGTGCTCGCAGGCGAGGTGCCGAACGCTGTCGCCTATAAGGCAACTGAGGATTACAACGGCCACGGCACAAGTATGGCGGAACTAATCGCCGGGACTGGTGCCGGCGGCGGTCTGAAGGGCCTCGCGCCAGGGGCAAAAATCGTTCCATATCGAATCGCCACAACTCAACTGACAGAAAAGGAGGAAGCGGGCAAAGCTCCTCAGGTGGCGGCAGCGATCCGGGCGGCTGCAGACAGCGACGCCAAGATCATTAGTATGTCGTTCGGCGGTGGCATCGACTATCCCGATAGGAGAGCGGCCGTCAAGTACGCCCAGTCGAAGGGCAAACTGATGTTTGCCAGCACTGGTAATGACGCGCAGACGAAGAACGCAATCGGATTTCCAGCGGCCTATCCCTATGTGGTTGGCGTCGCTGCTTCGGACAAAAACGGAACTGTAGGTAAGTTCTCCGAGTTCGGAAACTACGTCGATCTTGCCTCTCCAGGGCTGGACGTACCCACGTGGTGCGACAACAAGTTCCGCTCCTACTGCCCCAGCCAGGGCACCAGCCAAGCCACAGCCATCGCCTCCGCCTCCGCCGCCCTCATCTGGTCCGCCCACCCCAAGTGGACGGCCAACCAGGTCCTCGCCAGTCTGATCGATACCGCCGGGCGTGACTGGGCGAAGGATGACCCGAGTACGTACCTCGGCTACGGCCTGATCCGCCCTCGCAAGGTGTTGGAGAACCCCAACTTCAACCCCGGACCGGCCGGCACCGACCCCCTGGCCAAGGAAAACGTCACCGGCGTCACGGACGCGGCGGGCAACGCGCCCTCCGCCAAGGCTTCCGCGTCAGCCTCGCCGCAGCCCTCGAAGGGCACGACGGACGATCAGGCCCCCGCAGCGGCAACCGCCGACGCTTCCGACAACACCACGATGTGGATCGCACTCGGAGCCGCAGCAGCGGTTCTGGTGATCGGAGGCGGCGCCTTCGCCCTGATCCGCTCACGGCGAGGTGCCGGATCGACGCACGCATGA
- a CDS encoding WXG100 family type VII secretion target: protein MADSWVGGDIGGLRTMAETYKNAKDKLDDVITPVSRAVEALVGDAAWKGEAAETFRATWSEDALTAGAFATLVHSAGDILDTLVGALSACETALQNAEHVATGKGVPMGEMGVPLEMLTASPPSADDQKTIAALVEYGKVRNEILHTAQHARLVAADGLRGLYAQVTAPVSTGDKITIADALRGLYAYDAEDARAGGKKARTLIDDAKAEERAAKKELRTERKAFQKAGRALPDDLPAKGAYRDAVTQVDSLEDAIARADHGSTALPYDRALNVKLADAADALRLGEGVAKLPEFLREIPVLDVAAAAACGLVEAKDDHDKGWSWQHSVVVDGGAALGGVAIGAGIVAALPVEGAVAVAGVGVVAAIGATSLLDHTFHEHWSEDIHDHGVVGGVLTGSGHVLTETKDDGVRMAKDIWHGVKSIF from the coding sequence ATGGCGGACAGCTGGGTCGGCGGCGACATCGGCGGACTGCGCACGATGGCCGAGACGTACAAGAACGCCAAGGACAAGCTCGACGACGTCATCACCCCCGTCAGCCGCGCCGTCGAGGCGCTCGTCGGCGACGCCGCCTGGAAGGGCGAGGCGGCCGAGACCTTCCGCGCCACCTGGAGCGAGGACGCGCTGACAGCCGGGGCGTTCGCCACGCTCGTGCACAGCGCGGGCGACATCCTCGACACACTTGTGGGCGCGCTCTCGGCCTGCGAGACGGCGCTGCAGAACGCTGAGCACGTCGCCACGGGCAAGGGCGTCCCCATGGGGGAGATGGGCGTCCCGCTGGAGATGCTCACCGCGAGTCCGCCCAGCGCCGACGACCAGAAGACGATCGCCGCCCTCGTCGAGTACGGCAAGGTCCGCAACGAGATCCTGCACACCGCCCAGCATGCCCGCCTCGTCGCCGCGGACGGCCTGCGTGGCCTCTACGCGCAGGTGACGGCGCCGGTCTCGACCGGCGACAAGATCACCATCGCGGACGCCCTGCGCGGCCTCTACGCCTACGACGCCGAGGACGCTCGGGCAGGCGGCAAAAAGGCCCGCACCTTGATCGACGACGCCAAGGCCGAGGAACGGGCCGCCAAGAAGGAACTGCGCACGGAACGCAAGGCCTTCCAGAAGGCCGGCCGCGCGCTGCCCGACGATCTTCCCGCCAAGGGCGCCTACCGGGACGCGGTGACACAGGTCGACTCGCTGGAGGACGCCATCGCCCGTGCCGACCACGGGAGCACCGCCCTGCCGTACGACCGGGCCCTCAACGTCAAGCTGGCCGACGCGGCTGACGCCCTGCGCCTCGGCGAAGGCGTCGCCAAACTTCCCGAGTTCCTCAGGGAGATCCCGGTGCTGGACGTCGCGGCGGCCGCCGCCTGCGGCCTGGTGGAGGCCAAGGACGACCATGACAAGGGCTGGTCCTGGCAGCACTCCGTGGTCGTCGACGGCGGTGCCGCGCTCGGCGGTGTGGCCATTGGAGCGGGCATAGTGGCCGCCCTGCCCGTCGAGGGGGCGGTCGCGGTGGCCGGCGTCGGGGTGGTGGCCGCGATCGGGGCGACCAGCCTCCTTGATCACACTTTCCACGAGCACTGGAGTGAGGACATCCACGACCACGGAGTGGTGGGTGGGGTACTGACCGGCTCGGGTCATGTCCTGACGGAGACCAAGGACGACGGCGTACGCATGGCGAAGGACATCTGGCATGGCGTCAAAAGCATCTTCTGA
- a CDS encoding WXG100 family type VII secretion target — protein sequence MSGAHYEELAVTYGTMDALATELGDQAKKLEDDLEALRQAVLNVSAGWGGEAFQAFQGKSEEWNKHARGIHTALMQISHKVHGAGGDYRGGDLKGASYFM from the coding sequence ATGTCCGGAGCCCATTACGAGGAACTTGCCGTCACCTACGGCACCATGGACGCGCTCGCCACCGAGCTCGGCGACCAGGCCAAGAAGCTCGAGGACGACCTCGAGGCGCTTCGGCAGGCCGTGCTCAACGTGTCGGCCGGCTGGGGCGGCGAGGCGTTCCAGGCGTTCCAGGGCAAGAGCGAAGAGTGGAACAAGCACGCACGGGGCATCCACACGGCCCTGATGCAGATCTCGCACAAGGTCCACGGCGCCGGCGGTGACTACCGCGGCGGCGACCTGAAGGGCGCCAGCTACTTCATGTAA
- the mycP gene encoding type VII secretion-associated serine protease mycosin codes for MAWRSATWALRTTLATAALLTTATTLAPPAAAAPEGGKLPYSDQCAFPNGDYPGRPWSLQRVLLDELWSRSKGKGVRVAVIDTGVDVKNPQLAHAVDVKAGINLLPKNLKEEDGDPIERGNENGTTDTVGHGTKVAGIIAARPLEGTGFVGLAPEATIIPIQQNDAEGHGDTKSLARAIRYAAQAGAGVINISQDTSNALKPSPDLEKAIDEALARKIVVVASAGNDGLGGNVKETYPASYEGVLAVAASDRNNERASFSQSGDFVGVAAPGVDMISTVPQGGHCSDNGTSFSAPYVAGVAALLKARHPDWTAREIVAQIEQTAERTIAGHDRLVGWGVVDPVRAVTEDDRPIESPRPEGGLGKAEAPSPAKFQIGETPDERNTRLATYVTVAAAVLVAGLTGTAVAIRDARKRSRRLAGAG; via the coding sequence GTGGCATGGCGTTCCGCGACGTGGGCCCTGCGCACGACGCTCGCGACGGCCGCCCTCCTCACGACCGCCACCACCCTCGCACCCCCCGCGGCGGCCGCGCCGGAAGGGGGCAAACTGCCCTACTCCGACCAGTGCGCGTTCCCCAACGGCGACTACCCGGGCCGCCCCTGGTCCCTGCAGCGGGTCCTGCTGGACGAACTGTGGAGCCGCTCCAAGGGCAAGGGCGTCCGGGTGGCCGTCATCGACACGGGCGTGGACGTAAAGAACCCGCAGCTCGCCCACGCGGTGGACGTGAAGGCCGGCATCAACCTCCTGCCGAAGAACCTCAAGGAGGAGGACGGCGACCCGATCGAGCGCGGCAACGAGAACGGCACGACGGACACCGTCGGCCACGGCACCAAGGTCGCCGGCATCATCGCGGCCCGCCCCCTCGAAGGCACCGGCTTCGTGGGCCTGGCCCCCGAGGCCACGATCATCCCGATCCAGCAGAACGACGCCGAAGGCCACGGCGACACCAAGTCCCTCGCCCGGGCGATCCGGTACGCAGCCCAGGCCGGAGCCGGGGTCATCAACATCTCCCAGGACACCTCCAACGCGCTGAAGCCGTCTCCCGACCTGGAGAAGGCGATCGACGAGGCGCTGGCGCGCAAGATCGTCGTGGTGGCGTCGGCGGGCAATGACGGCCTCGGCGGCAACGTCAAGGAGACGTACCCCGCCTCCTACGAGGGCGTCCTCGCGGTGGCCGCCTCGGACCGCAACAACGAGCGTGCCTCCTTCTCCCAGTCCGGCGACTTCGTCGGCGTCGCCGCCCCCGGCGTCGACATGATCTCCACGGTGCCCCAGGGCGGCCACTGCTCCGACAACGGGACGAGCTTCTCCGCGCCGTACGTGGCGGGCGTGGCCGCGCTGCTCAAGGCACGGCACCCGGACTGGACCGCACGCGAGATCGTCGCGCAGATCGAGCAGACCGCGGAGCGCACCATCGCGGGCCACGACCGCCTGGTCGGCTGGGGCGTCGTCGACCCGGTCCGCGCCGTGACGGAGGACGACCGCCCCATCGAGTCCCCACGCCCCGAAGGCGGCCTGGGCAAGGCCGAGGCCCCGTCCCCCGCCAAGTTCCAGATCGGCGAGACCCCCGACGAACGCAACACCCGCCTCGCCACCTACGTCACCGTCGCGGCGGCCGTCCTCGTAGCCGGCCTCACCGGCACGGCGGTGGCCATCCGCGACGCCCGCAAACGCTCCCGCAGGCTCGCGGGGGCGGGCTAG
- a CDS encoding SAV_915 family protein — MFVPAHPRYADVTDVDGRPARVPFIAYELFEHPAAGTGTGTGTGTGTGTEDTTVTGTGTGTVAFAFTTRDRLVAALGEAQPWVATSIGPLAEAVGAYEATVLLDPRVAPGHHNWQPDDLAAYTRELY, encoded by the coding sequence GTGTTCGTGCCGGCCCATCCCCGGTACGCCGACGTCACGGACGTGGACGGCCGTCCGGCCCGGGTGCCTTTCATCGCGTACGAACTCTTCGAGCACCCGGCGGCCGGAACCGGAACCGGAACCGGAACCGGAACCGGAACCGGAACCGAAGACACGACAGTGACCGGGACCGGGACCGGAACCGTGGCGTTCGCCTTCACCACCCGAGACCGGCTCGTCGCCGCGCTCGGCGAGGCCCAGCCGTGGGTCGCCACATCGATCGGCCCCCTGGCCGAGGCCGTCGGCGCGTACGAAGCGACGGTCCTCCTCGACCCGCGGGTCGCCCCCGGCCACCACAACTGGCAGCCGGACGATCTGGCCGCCTACACGCGGGAGTTGTACTGA